The segment TTTCTTAATTGATCTTTCACCCTTTGTTTTATCATTTGAAATGCTTCTTGTTCAAATTTCTTTTCCTTCTTTAGGCTCTCGGACACTTATACACTCAGCTTGGAAAAACTGAGAAGGCTCTTGAGTACATGCGGAAGGCCACAAAACTTGATCCACGTGATGCTCAGGTCAGTTTGGTTTACATAATTCGAAAGCCTGATCTTTCAAAATGTTGATACTTGATCTTGAGAACACCTTTTGGGTTATTTTATTCACAGTTCTGAACTTCTTAAATCTTAAGTGTTGCTTTAGATTCAGTAGGGCTATGGATCCTTATCTATTGCAATTGTTTCCAAGCTTTGAAGcattttctttctttacttGCTACATAAATCTTGTAGGCATTTGTTGGCCTTGGTGAGCTGCTGATATCATCTGACACAGGGGCTGCACTTGACGCCTTCAAAATGGTTAGTTTTATTTGAAGTATGATTTTGATAATTGTATCTCCTGTTCCAATACATGAGCATTGtctgaaaacataaaaaaatgcCCAGGCACGGACGCTCATGAAAAAGGGAGGACAAGAAGTGCCTATAGAAGTCCTGAATGACATTGGTGCTTTACATTTTGAGAAAGAAGAATTTGAGGTTCGTAATCCGTTTATTACTGCtcgtttctttttaaatttggCAATTGACTTCAATACACTTGGTCGTTTCAGTCTGCGCTCGACAATTTTAAGGAGGCTCTGGGAGATGGAATATGGATTAGCTTCCttgatgaaaaagaaaaattagaagaGACAGGGGTGTCTGTTCAAGGGTACAAGGATACTGGAATTTTCCATAGGCTGATTGAAAATGGTCACTCTGTCGATGTACCTTGGAATAAAGTCACAACCTTGTTTAACATGGCTAGATTACTTGAGCAGTTACACAAAACTGAAACAGCCACTTTTCTGTATCGGTTGATACTTTTCAAGGTATAATAACTCTTACTCTCTTGTGGTATTATCCGTTTCTATAGTTGATGATATACTTGCCATGTCTCGCATAATTTTTCTGAATGCTTGATGCTTTTGCTTCTCTTGATTTCTTTAGACTTGCTCTGACTACCTATTTCGTGCAGTATCCTGGCTACATAGATGCTTATTTGAGGCTTGCTGCGAGTGCCAGAGCTCAGAACAATCTTCCTCTAGCTATTGAACTGGTATTTACAATTTTCAacattctatttatttttcatatattagcTTGTTTTCTATTTCTGACCGCGGTTTCTACTTTTCCCTATAGGTGAATGAAGCTCTGAAGGTGGACGATAAAAATCCAAATGCTTTGTCTCTGCTTGGTGAATTAGAGCTTAAAAATGATGACTGGGTTAAGGCAAAAGAAACCCTTCGAGCTGCTAATGATGCGACTGATGGGAAGGATTCATACGCTATTCTTTCCCTGGTATACTATTGTTATTTCCATTTTGTGTGGTAGGGCTAGATGGTTTGGAATTGTTCCCGCTTCTTAGTCTACAAGCCTTTTATTGTGCGTACAATATTTTCTTGTGATGGTGTAGGGAAACTGGAACTACTTTGCAGCAATGCGCAATGAGAAAAGAAATCCAAAATTAGAAGCTACACATCTGGAGAAGGCCAAGGAACTTTATACTAAAGTATAATTTCGTTCCTTTCGTTCTTCTCGTTATTACCAATTTGGGCATAAATCCTGATTGTGTTCTGGTGGAGGGTTGTGGAcatttcaatattattttcataGGGCGTCAATGATAATATTGGTACTCATTGTTGGTCGTTGGGGTTAACAGGTCCTGACTCAACATAGTTCCAACATGTATGCTGCCAACGGTTCTGGCATTATATTAGCAGAGAAAGGACAATTTGATATTGCCAAGGATATTTTCACTCAGGTCAGCTAGATCATTTACCATTCATGTTTAGGCTAGTTAGATTCTTCAAGTCACTGGAACTTTGTCAATATTTTAGGTTCAAGAAGCTGCAAGCGGAAGTGTGTTTCTTCAGATGCCTGATGTATGGGTGAATCTGGCTCATGTGTACTTCGCTCAAGGGAATTTCGCCTTAGCCGTGAAAATGGTTCGTCATTTCTACATAGTATTGTCTTCTTTTGGTCTAATTTCAACGTTTTGCTGATGTCTTCATTTCCGTAAACATGATTTCAGTATCAAAACTGCTTGCGGAAGTTCTTTTACAACACAGACTCTCAAATTCTTCTTTACTTGGCCCGTACCCACTACGAGGCTGAGCATTGGCAAGAGTGCAAAAAGACACTGTTAAGGGCCATTCATTTGACTCCTTCGAATTATACATTCAGATTTGATTTGGGTGCTGTAATgcagaaatcatcatcttccacactacaaaagaaaaagagaacaGCTGATGAGGTTGTCATACCAAAAATAATCTCTTCCTGAGCATCTACTATTTTCCCTTGTGGTTCTTATGCTTAGAAGATCTACAGATTTTAGCATGCATCGTTTGGGAATAGATAGGGGATTATGAGCTTGTGTATGTAGAAATTGGGAAGATAAAACAGATTTTAGCATATGCTTCTACAACTAGTGTATAGTAATGGTTTAGATTTAAAATCCTAGTATGAGTTACACTAATAATTCATGGAATGGGGACTAATTGACTTTGACCTGCTTGATTGACTATGCAGGTGCGCTCAACAGTGACAGAAGCAGAGAACGCTGTTCGCGTATTCACTCAGTTGTCTGCTGCTTCAGATCTACATGTTCATGGGTTTGATAGTAAGAAAATACAAACCCATGTTCAATATTGCACACACCTGCTAGAAGGAGCAAAAGTTCACCGTGAAGCTGCTGAGCGTGAGGAGCTGCAGAACCGGCAGAGACTAGAAGTTGCTCGTCAGGCTGCCTTGGCAGAAGAAGCACGCCGTAAAGCTGAAGAACATAGGAAATATCAGGTAACTGCAGACTTGCATGTTATAGCTATATTGAAGATTTTTTCACGTCTGCGATATGCATTGATGGGTTCTCTCTCTTTGACAGTTGGAGAAAAGAAAACAGGAAGACGAACTGAGACGactgaagcaagaagaagaaaaaattcaaCGCATAAAGGTGTGAGGTCCCCTGCTTTTTATTACAATGCATATGAAAATTAAGTTTATCAACGTTGCTGTCTAGTCtcgagaagaaaaaaatatgatgttTGATACTTTTAACTTGGCTTACATCGATGTTTAGGGTATACTGATTTTATTCTGTAATTTTGAATGCTTAAGGAACAATGGAAGAGCAACACACATGGATCTCATAAGCGTAAGGAAAGagctgaagatgatgatggggaAGGTAGGCCGAGTGAGcggaaaagaaagaaaggtgggaagagaagaaagaaggacAAAAGCTCAAGGGCTCGACATTACGAGgacgatgatgaagaagcagcTACTATGGATGAAGTGGAAGACGAAGACGCCAACACTAATTATAACAGGGAAGAGGAGAATCAAGAAGCTGAGGAGCCTGTGGATGACGATGATGCTCATGATCTTCTTGCTGCTGCGGGGCTTGAAGATCCTGATGCTGATGATGAGGTAATGACAATGCCAGTTCTATTTATCTTTTTCGGTTAGAATCAAAGACAGTGTTTTGACGTCGGTTTACTTGGGTGCAGGTACCTGCTTCTGTTGCGAGACGAAGAAGGGCACTTTCTTCATCAGATGAAGAAGGTGAATTGATGGAGGGTCATCCAAATTCAAGCCCCCAGAAAGAGAATTCTCCAGGAAGGCAAGAAGAGAGCAatgtggaagaagaagatgatgctAACTTGAACGATGAGGAGTAGAGATCTTTCATACTTAACAGATCTCTGTGTTTGTAACTTTAGTGATAAAGATTCTCTATTGATTGTCTTTATTCCAATTTTCCTAGGACTCGCAAGTGTGAGAACAAATAACATTCACATGCCAAGAATCAGTTTCATAAATGAGAGGAAGCAAAGCATATCAGACGAATTTGATTTAAATGGAAATTCCAACTCACAAAACATCTACCAAGCATGAGCATAACTGACAAAACTTCTACTAgtcaataataatatttgtgtCCTATTCTTGTTTTCAATCTCGCTTAGTTGATCTCTTTGCTTggttcaaaatttaatattttctcaaAGCTCTTGTATTTCAAACAATtccatttctcaaaaaaatttttttacaaacatTAAACATTAAGCAATGTAGTTTCTACTAAAACAATCTCAAATGACAATCCAGAAAAAAAGAGTCAAAtgaaaaagaaaggaaaaaaacacCTCACGCGGACCAAACTAATCATATCAGAGCGTgtaatgtcaaaaaaaaaatcaaatcaaatcaacaCGTGAAAAGAGTGGTCGGtccttctttttgttgttgtgacTGAAGAGTGGTCGGTCCAAGATGCCGAGAACTTTCCTCTTGCGCTCACCTTTGGTGTCTATAAGAAGTATAACCAACCAATCGCAAGTTCACAACACCCAACTTTCACTCTTCCAATTTCTAAACTCTAAAAAGGTAAACTCTCACAGACTTCGTTTCTCTCTTTGTGTGCGTGGACACTGTTCTGTTCTTCTAATTATGAAGTTTTAGCTAACCAATcaatcttttctatttttgacaGTTGATTTCTCAGATCTGAAGACTTTTCGTTGCTTGATCGATCGGAGGAGTTATGGCGGCGCAGGGAAACTCCACGGACACACTTTTCTCTCCTTACAAGATGGGAAGATTCGATCTCTCTCACAGGTGATTCGAGTTTTAgctgattgattgattgatcgATTGATCTTAATTATAGTGTAGTGAATCTCATAACCGCGTTTGTGTGTGTTTCAGAGTGGTTCTGGCGCCGATGACACGTTGCAGGGCGTTGAACGGCGTTCCAAACGCGGGGCTGGCGGAGTATTACGCTCAACGCACCACTCCCGGTGGTTTTCTCATCTCCGAAGGCACCATGATCTCTCCCGGATCCGCTGGGTAAAGTGACTGCTGTTTAGTTAAAATTGCAACTACTAACACCAACTCagttagtttacaaaaaaaaaaaacaccaactcagttataaaacatattaatggCTGTGCTGTTTATTAGGGACATATATTATAAGGTTTTGTAATGATGTTATGAcagattttctttttgtgtgcGAAATATGATAGGTTGTTTATTTTGACATTTAAAAAGCAATCAGATTTTATTTCTTCAGCCAATAGTAGTTTTTGTTATAGAATATCTACATAACccaatttttatcatattaatcTTTTCTACTAAAATATAAGTCATATGACTTTTTCATGtatgatatttaaaatagacCTTCTTTAGAAAATTGTGtatattacttttatatttgcataataaaatctcaacaataaaaaaattaagattaataTCTCAACAATAATTATCACTGAAAGTTACAttaagcttttttattttatttgtgacAATTTTTTTACACAAGAACATTTTAAAAcctaaataataatttcaataaaaaagagaaatgaTTTAGAATTATGCGTTTGTAAAAAAATGCTTTAGAAGAAAATTCAACAACAGAAAATAAACTATAAGATCTATTAGAATATACATTAGTTAGTGATAAAACGTCATCTCCATTTTTCGTTCTCTATTTTCACTCAAATCACATAGCATGTGTTCTCCATTTTCATTTTCAGGTTTCCACATGTACCTGGAATCTATTCGGAGGAGCAAGTAGAAGCATGGAAGCCCGTTGTGGAAGCAGTTCACTCCAAAGGAGGTTTCATCTTCTGTCAGTTATGGCACGTTGGACGAGCTTCTCATCCGTGTATgtcctttttttctttactaaaaTGTTTCTGAAAAAGTActtggaaaaaatatttgaacgtTTTCAGTTAAATTTGAACAGTGTACCAACCTAACGGTGGATCACCAATATCTTCAACTGACAAACCCATCTCAGAAAGATGGCGAGTTCTGTTGCCTGATGGATCACACGCGAAATACCCTAAACCTCGGCCTCTGCACGCTTCGGAGATACCTCGAGTGGTGGAAGATTATTGCAACTCGGCTTTGAACGCAATCCGAGCTGGTTTTGATGGGATTGAGATCCATGGAGCGCACGGTTACCTCATTGATCAGTTTATGAAAAATGGGATCAATGACCGTACCGACCAATACGGAGGCTCCATTGAAAACCGTTGCAGATTCTTACTCCAGGTACCAATTCTTttacactatttttttttaacttttaggTGTTTACGagctaaaatttttttttttccaaaaatagttcaaatatagtACTTGTTCATATTAGCTAAGACAATGAACAATATTGAGTTAATCGCAGGTAGTGAAAGGTGTGGTTTCAGCGATAGGAGCTAGTAAAGTTGGTGTGAGGATATCTCCAGCAATAGACCATCTCGATGCAACTGATTCTGACCCACTATCCCTCGGGCTAGCCGTGGTTGATCTGCTCAACAAGTTACAGAACGATACAGGCTCCAAGCTAGCTTACCTTCATGTAACACAGCCTCGGTACCACGCCTATGGGCAAACAGAATCTGGAAGGCAAGGTagtgatgaggaagaagctaagTTAATGAAGAGCTTGCGTACGGCCTACAATGGAACATTTATGTCTAGTGGAGGTTTCAACAAGGAGCTTGGCATGCAAGCCATTCAGCAAGGGGATGCTGATTTGGTTTCCTTTGGCAGGCTGTTTATTGCAAACCCGGATCTGGTTTCTCGGTTTAAGGTTGATgcgaagttgaataaatatgaTCGGAAGACGTTTTACACTCAAGATCCAGTTGTTGGCTACACAGATTATTCCTTCTTGGCTCCAGTTTCTCGCCTCTGAGTTTGGAGAAACGAGGAGAAGATTCATAGATATATCTACATCAATTCATTGATGTTATGTTGTTTATTGATGTTGtagaaaaccaaaaaacatCTCCGTAAAATGACAATGGTAATCACATATATCacatatatatgattatattatTACCTTTTCTATTTTAGAAGCCTACATAAGAAAACTTCGAAGTTCATATTGTTGACCATGTTTAAAGAACTTGTGGTGAATTCTTGATtccttaattttatattatttgagtTTAAATTTTAGTCAAATTATTGACaagtaaattttaaatgaatctatgaagaagaaaaaaacaaattgaacaAAGCCGTCTACGAAACCATAAAACATGTGAAGTGGTTGTATTAAAAAGGAGAAACTTGCAAACTTCAATCATTAGAGAAATAGTGCAGCACTTATTAGATTGCTAAAGTGGACAAACTAGAAACATAACATCTtcttttaaaggaaaaaaaaaatacaaagccGATAGGGGTCACATATGCTCTATTCGTCGATTAAAGACCTTAATTGTTGAGGTCTTTGAAAACAGGGCTGTCCAGAGCAACACCCATCGAATTCAAGCCATTGTCCACATAGATGGTTGCACCAGTTATGGCAGAGGCTAATGGAGATGCCAAGAAGGCTGCCGCATTCCCAACTTCATCTGCATCATTTCcccatttaaaaaataaataaatttccaAAGAAAATTGAAAGCCAACAAGAAATGCTTTTTGTATTGAAGGAAAATGAAACCTGCGGTCAGCGTTTTCTGAATAGGCGCGTTGTTGTATGAATACTCGATCATTGTGTCTATGAACCCAATTGCTTTAGCTGCTCGGCTTCCCAAAGGACCTGAAAACCAAAGACAGTAGTGTACtctttttatcataaaaagAATCTTGATGTTAGGCTCGTTAGAGTGAAAGATGAATGAATCACCTGCAGAGATAGTGTTGACCCTAATGTTTTGTTTCCTTCCAGCTTCAAATGCAAGCACACGTGTGTCACTCTCTAATGCGGCTTTGGCAGAACTCATACCTCCACCATACCTAACAACAGGAACAAAAAAGAGATGCTTTGTAATCTATTCAGAAACAAAACCATGTTGTGAAGCTAAGTATAAAACCCTTACCCGGGAATGATCCTTTCAGAGGCAATGTAAGTAAGAGAGATAGAAGCACCTCCTATAAATCATCATAGacaaactatttaaaaataataattagaaagAGGCATACAAAGTTTTGTTTAACATGCCTGGGTTCATAATTGGCAGAAAATGGCTGAGGAGAGAAACAAAGGAGTAGCTAGAAGCAGAGATAGCAGCAAGATAGCCTTTCCTCGATGTCTCCAGAAGAGGTTTGCTAACCTATAAAATATCAGAAGAGATCTCCCAATTAGTCAAACAGAATTACAGTTCTTGTAAAAAACAAACAGTTTTCAGATAGGAAACACTTTTGAGTTCTTGCCTCTGGTCCATTTGCAAGTGAGTGGACAAGAATGTCAATGCTTCCAAAATCTTTCCTCACACATTCTGCAGCTTCCTGTACAGTCCAGTTTGATGATCCAGCATATCGCTTATTCGCTTTCACCtggaccaaaaaaaaaaatgttatcacAAAATTGAGAAAGTGATTTGGATATTTAAGGGTTTAATATGATGTGAAAAGATGTAATCTTTCGCTTACATCTTCAGGGACATCTTCAGGATTGTCAAACACAGCATCCAAAGGATAAACCTTTTTAATCTCCATCAGTGATCCGTCTGGCAACCTGAGTTTAGAGATAGATGAGtggtaaataaaagaaacaaaaaaaaagacttgatTATCAGTTTTGTTTTGTAAGTCCTTACACGCGTGACTGGTCGAATTTTCCACGTCTCAAGCTCGTCTCAAAAATGTTTAGCGCCTAGTAGACCACTCAAAGTTCAGTACATGAGGAGGAAACTAAAAGCAGCTACAAAgtaggttaaaaaaaaaagaagaagaaaaaaagaaacttacagGAACCCAAGTGCCAACCAAAATTTCAGCACCAGCAGCAGCAAGAGATTTGGCAATGGCCCAACCATATCCATTGTCATCAGCAATACCAGCAATGAAAGCCCTTTTCCCTATTTAGTTAGTAACACACATTTTGATTACGTCTTCTAATAGCAAATCTTAGTAATATATGACTACAAAAGGAAGATAAGCCAACAACCTCTCAAATCAATAGGAAGTCCAGAAGAAGCCTTGTTGTTTTGGCTGGATTCTTCAGACATGGCCTttgttgaaaaagaaaaactcttTTTAGAAGTTGGAAGAAGAGCAGTCTTGTTGTTTCTCAAACATCCCAGGTTCGATAGACGGGGAGTGCAGGCAATTTTGTCCCATGATGCGTTGTTCCTGGGATTGGTCCCAACTTTGGTAGAGGCAGCAGAGATGCTCGGCCTTTTTGTTGTAGCCATTTGCAAGCTTGAAGCTGCTGTTGCCGCCATCACTCACaatagtttcaaatattttctgttaaaaaaaaaaaagatgtctTTAGCATGTAAAAAGAAGACCAAATGAGGTTTCTTTCTAACAATTCCAAAAATGTAGATCGACACGGACATTGGAGAAATCTCAATGTCTAGAATTGAAAAAGTcaaatgatttgatttataataCGCGAAACCAAGTTCCATATTTGacataacaaataaataaatggcACAAGTTGTGGATTTTTTCGCAGCTTAACGTCAGAGAAAACTGGATCGACTGAGATATTAAAGAAAACACATATATGCATTTTGCCATCAAACAAACAGAGAACGAAAGAGAAAGAGGGAGATGTACCTGATAGAGAGCCCAGacagagaagagaggagagtaGGTTTTGCTTTGGTGTGAAGTGTGGGGTATGTTAAGGGGAGAGGGGGTTCGATGAGATCGAGGTGTTTGTGTCTGGCGAAGTTAAGTGAGAAGTTTCTGTCCCAGTTGGAAAAACCGATCGGTTTCGTTATAAACCGGAAATTCAAGGTTTAACCGTGACCTCTTtcggatctttttttttttttgttttttcacaaattgaaatatatataaagatggCCAAAGCCCAAATTCATACAAAAGACCATAAGGTCCAACCGAAAATAAACTGGGCAAACCAAAAACAACCCCAGCAGCCCAGGCCCATAACCACTAATCTTATCCCCAACCAAAACGTCTCGACACGTGGTCCGAGACCGTTTCGCCATCACCGCCGGGAGAATCTACGCTGTTACCGGACGGCGCCTCACCGACAACACCACGCGCATGCACCAGCGCCACCCTTCACTTCAGTACCACCGCTTCTAGCAGAGGAAAGCATCCCTCGATTTCAATCGAAAACTCTTCCTTCAACCCTCGAAACCACCACTCTCAGATCCAACATCAAATCGTCGGAGAGCGTCATCAATACATCGAGACCTCATCCGAAGACCTTAAACACACGAGAAAGCAGAGAGAATACCGGAACCCTAACACCATCGCTTCCATCTCACGAGAAACCTGAGCCGCAAACACCAACTCCCGCAGATCCACAGACCACCCGACGCCTCATAGAGAGAGGCCACATATGCCGACGACGCAGAGCTTAGAGAGCCTCCACCCCTCAGAGACAAGAGCCGGCGACAGTGAAGCTGTATGAGCCTCCACCGTCCGGAGATCCAGCAACCCCGCGAACAGAATAAACACGCTTTGACTACCACTTTTAGACATGCACATAGATCGAGCACAAAGACCACACCGGATGACAAAAGCAAACGCCGTGCCGACGGTGGCTGTGGAAGCCCCATCGTCGGCCGGAGAAATCAGTcgctctttttttctctctctttttctctctccgGTGACCTAGTGGAGGAAATTGTTCTCTCCTTTCGGATCTTTATTTTTACACGCTTTTTTTATTTAGACCTCTTACTATTTGagtaatttttagtttttggtttttgatcaGATTGGTTTTCGAAATCCTTTATTTTGAATTTCGGGTTTTCGTTTATTGGtctttatattttagtttaaaacttttagtttttaatttggTTGTCTTTTTTagtcttataaataaatattttatcttgAAATTATACAATAAAACACTACTATAATAtgtagaattttatttttttgtaccATTTAAACTtagaatatttttcttttcatttaaaaagaattatttgTTGTTAGGATAAGACAAAGTAGAGTTCTTTGTAATATCGAAACATGAAGTAAACAAGATGACTAACCGGTGATGGTGGGCTATTGGCGTTTGAGGGGATTGAGAAACCCAATAAAGCGAATCCGGGTTTAAaccccaccggccacacggatataaGTTATTactttcgactcatttgaatgcccaggataGGATCTATCCGTGGACTGTACTTCCATCCGGGAGTTAGACTTGTGTCTAAtcctttttttgttataaaaaaaagtaaacaagatgacaaaaaaaacatgaagtaaacaaaaagaatgtatgaaatataatgttttattaatcttaaaAGAAGGTGTACAACATCAGCTCTAGTTTTATATGCATGCCTCTTAGTAGAAAGTGATTATTAGTTTATCCTTTTCtcctaaaattttaaagtcTTGTTAATAGATGATCATACTCGAAATCTAGGTTAGATCTTTTCATATCTTAAGATATAACATTTCGAAATCTAGTTATAAATGGTGTATAATTAGATCAAAtagtaaaattttcaatatgCTTTACGAGCATAACATCGTTCTACTTACGAGTAAGAAGTTATGGCCTGAACCACTGGACAAATTTTGTAGGCTTGCTAAAACTGTATTGATGGAGCttgtttaatttgttattaGTTTAATCCTATAATTGTATAACTTGACATAATTATAACTAGATcgtgacccgctcgaccgagcgggtgttaattttttttatctttgttcgtactaaatgttatacataattgctatgtgtattaattttaaattttgagaaataaaaatgtgtttaaataaacaatgtgtactaatgtgatTCCTTTGGCACGCTGCTGCAATCTTTACAccatataaaacagaaaaagaaacagatttataaaccaatagaatagaaaaaaacttataaaagctGAAACAAATGCAAGTACAGATTCATCTGAGAGGATGCACTCAAATGTGTCGTCTCCAAAACCGGTGTTTTGTTTCCAACAATGAAGAACTTTAACTCGAATTTTCCAATTGTTTCTTAAAGGTTTCACACCATCTATCATAACTAAAGTGCTAGGTTTTGATATTGTGTTCATTTGGGAGTTTTTGTGAATGTCGTATGGTGAATAAGAAGTCGAGTATTTATAGACAAATTTTTGTGAGgtgaaaaagaatatttcacattcaattaaatcaaccataataaataaaaatatcacaatttGATCGACTCCTAGATTTTCGcttggataaaatatatttggagAAGAGGATTTTCCATAACTGATTATTTAAACAACTTGGAGAAGggtttttctataaaagaatattgaCTGTATTTTTAAAGGAAAGGAATATCCGATAATCAATTACATTAACCATAGTAAATACTAAGAACATCGATTTTATTGTTTCCTAGATTTTAGGTTTgatagaataaacttggagaagaatattttctataactgatttttaaaacttgcgATATTATTAAATCTGATATTGTAGGCATGTTAAATCAATTTGGAGAAATGGTTTTGCTATAAAAGatttatttagtgtatattttagaattgagagattaaatttttaaaggAACAATATGGACCAATCttaagataaattatatataattgcaatatggACAAACTTATGaactatatataattgcaatgtGAATCAATCTTAAGAAGCTGGATGAGTGTGAGCATGATGGTTTTATTACAAATACTATGTCTAATTTGTATATGATCATGGCAGGGATTATGGTTGCACATTTGAGTTGATCTGATATATTAGTATCTAATTTCTATGTATGTGATGATTCATATGTATCTTAGTattcttactatatatattatatataatttcaatatggacaaacagatgAATGGTACGTATTTCATAGGAAtggtatctatatattatatataattgtaatatGGACAAACAGGTGaattatgtataattgcaaTATAATTGTAAGATTTAGTTTCAGAGTAATGGTACATAttatattcttagtatataaatcgacatgtaataatggTACATATTAAATCcatatgtaataatatatggaaactgtatatggtatgtattataaataagggatgatatttaatttaaatataaaaggtccaactttaaaatccacctagaaaaagttgtaatatttctgttttaataagatagatggtacaaattaaaaatttggtaTAACTATATAACTTGGTATAACTATAGTGATAGAGAGGTAAAACGTGGTATAACTAGATTGGTAGAACTGtataactttgtaaaaataaattgttatgattttcttttaagagACCACATATTGTTCTTTCGaagatatacatttttattacgaaagatattattttaaaaatagagatAATTATGAATCTATTCCACAAAGAAGTTGTCTTATGTTATATTGTTTAAGACATTATATATCGAATcgataaaatatttggtttagtGGATATAATATGTATGAAGATTTCAATAGATGGACATACGACAAATTTAATCTGAGTTATACATATCGGTAGTGAAATTTCAGAAgcagttatatattttggattatgaatatgcttttatttatttaagagaTTATTTAATTTCGATGGATAAAGTC is part of the Raphanus sativus cultivar WK10039 chromosome 5, ASM80110v3, whole genome shotgun sequence genome and harbors:
- the LOC108862451 gene encoding 12-oxophytodienoate reductase 3 — its product is MAAQGNSTDTLFSPYKMGRFDLSHRVVLAPMTRCRALNGVPNAGLAEYYAQRTTPGGFLISEGTMISPGSAGFPHVPGIYSEEQVEAWKPVVEAVHSKGGFIFCQLWHVGRASHPLYQPNGGSPISSTDKPISERWRVLLPDGSHAKYPKPRPLHASEIPRVVEDYCNSALNAIRAGFDGIEIHGAHGYLIDQFMKNGINDRTDQYGGSIENRCRFLLQVVKGVVSAIGASKVGVRISPAIDHLDATDSDPLSLGLAVVDLLNKLQNDTGSKLAYLHVTQPRYHAYGQTESGRQGSDEEEAKLMKSLRTAYNGTFMSSGGFNKELGMQAIQQGDADLVSFGRLFIANPDLVSRFKVDAKLNKYDRKTFYTQDPVVGYTDYSFLAPVSRL
- the LOC108862429 gene encoding enoyl-[acyl-carrier-protein] reductase [NADH], chloroplastic-like, which codes for MAATAASSLQMATTKRPSISAASTKVGTNPRNNASWDKIACTPRLSNLGCLRNNKTALLPTSKKSFSFSTKAMSEESSQNNKASSGLPIDLRGKRAFIAGIADDNGYGWAIAKSLAAAGAEILVGTWVPALNIFETSLRRGKFDQSRVLPDGSLMEIKKVYPLDAVFDNPEDVPEDVKANKRYAGSSNWTVQEAAECVRKDFGSIDILVHSLANGPEVSKPLLETSRKGYLAAISASSYSFVSLLSHFLPIMNPGGASISLTYIASERIIPGYGGGMSSAKAALESDTRVLAFEAGRKQNIRVNTISAGPLGSRAAKAIGFIDTMIEYSYNNAPIQKTLTADEVGNAAAFLASPLASAITGATIYVDNGLNSMGVALDSPVFKDLNN
- the LOC108863197 gene encoding protein CTR9 homolog gives rise to the protein MASVYIPVQNSEEEVRVVLDQLPRDASDILDILKAEQAPLDLWLIIAREYFKQGKIDQFRQILEEGSSSDIDEYYADVKYERIAILNALGAYYSYLGKTETKHKEKEDFFIMATQYYNKASRIDMHEPTTWVGKGQLLLAKGEIDNAFQAFTIGLGNSDNVPALLGQASVEFYRGRFSESLQLYKRVLQVHPGCPAAVRLGIGLCRYKLGQLDKARQAFDRVLQANPDNVEALVALGIMDLQANDSLGMRRGMERMQQAFEIYPYCASALNYLANHFFFTGQHFLVEQLTETALAVSTHGPTKSHSFYNLARSYHSKGDYEKAGMYYMAAIKETNNKPQEFVFPYFGLGQVQLKLGELKGSVSNFEKVLEVYPDNCETLKALGHLYTQLGKTEKALEYMRKATKLDPRDAQAFVGLGELLISSDTGAALDAFKMARTLMKKGGQEVPIEVLNDIGALHFEKEEFESALDNFKEALGDGIWISFLDEKEKLEETGVSVQGYKDTGIFHRLIENGHSVDVPWNKVTTLFNMARLLEQLHKTETATFLYRLILFKYPGYIDAYLRLAASARAQNNLPLAIELVNEALKVDDKNPNALSLLGELELKNDDWVKAKETLRAANDATDGKDSYAILSLGNWNYFAAMRNEKRNPKLEATHLEKAKELYTKVLTQHSSNMYAANGSGIILAEKGQFDIAKDIFTQVQEAASGSVFLQMPDVWVNLAHVYFAQGNFALAVKMYQNCLRKFFYNTDSQILLYLARTHYEAEHWQECKKTLLRAIHLTPSNYTFRFDLGAVMQKSSSSTLQKKKRTADEVRSTVTEAENAVRVFTQLSAASDLHVHGFDSKKIQTHVQYCTHLLEGAKVHREAAEREELQNRQRLEVARQAALAEEARRKAEEHRKYQLEKRKQEDELRRLKQEEEKIQRIKEQWKSNTHGSHKRKERAEDDDGEGRPSERKRKKGGKRRKKDKSSRARHYEDDDEEAATMDEVEDEDANTNYNREEENQEAEEPVDDDDAHDLLAAAGLEDPDADDEVPASVARRRRALSSSDEEGELMEGHPNSSPQKENSPGRQEESNVEEEDDANLNDEE